The following are encoded together in the Mammaliicoccus vitulinus genome:
- a CDS encoding N-acetylmuramoyl-L-alanine amidase, whose amino-acid sequence MTSQNDYINYDMQKRTEPLLGVVIHNDASELNANEWREVLINAPEERYVQGIAHYYIDRNQQWQAIDTENIAWHTAHPIGNEQYIGYEVLESLSSTDEEFLLNEQETFRTIATDMIDYNLTPNRETVRLHLEFSETECPHRSLEIHTNWKTTVDGMPDEWIINEMKDYFIEQINQYMLN is encoded by the coding sequence ATGACATCACAAAATGATTATATTAATTACGATATGCAGAAAAGAACCGAACCTCTATTAGGTGTAGTTATTCATAATGATGCCAGTGAATTAAATGCAAATGAATGGCGCGAAGTATTAATAAATGCACCTGAAGAACGATATGTACAAGGGATCGCACATTACTATATTGATCGGAATCAACAATGGCAAGCAATCGATACTGAAAATATCGCATGGCATACTGCTCATCCTATTGGCAATGAACAATATATCGGTTACGAAGTGTTAGAATCTCTTTCAAGTACGGATGAAGAATTTTTATTAAATGAACAAGAAACATTTCGAACAATAGCGACAGACATGATAGATTATAATTTAACGCCAAATAGGGAAACAGTGAGACTACATTTAGAATTTAGTGAAACTGAATGTCCGCACCGTTCATTAGAAATTCATACGAATTGGAAAACAACAGTTGATGGTATGCCAGATGAATGGATTATCAATGAGATGAAAGATTATTTTATCGAACAAATAAACCAGTATATGCTGAATTAA
- a CDS encoding diacylglycerol/lipid kinase family protein, which translates to MTQHFHKGILFYHKAAGQGNIYKELGQVTENLTQLCDDLTIKLSKEEGQIKSYCKEIAENNHVSSFDVFFILGGDGTLNELINGVVENNLQIPIGVLPGGTFNDFTKTLNLSQKPMQASQDLLNSQIKSFDVLDVNGTYALNFAGIGLMVQNAENVESNQKELFGKFSYVFSTIKTVSNPEIYNYKLIADGKEYSGETSMILVANGQNVGGSKIPLEDLSPNDGKMNIFIFDKQNFSIINDFFKVKDSMNWNEISESITHISCESASLETDPHAKLDIDGEILFETPVDIKLLKDQVKLLYLDINNQ; encoded by the coding sequence ATGACACAACATTTTCATAAAGGCATATTATTTTATCATAAAGCAGCTGGACAAGGTAATATATACAAAGAACTTGGACAAGTTACTGAAAACTTAACGCAGCTTTGTGATGACTTAACAATAAAATTAAGTAAAGAAGAAGGACAAATTAAATCGTATTGCAAAGAAATCGCTGAAAATAATCATGTTAGTTCTTTTGATGTTTTTTTCATACTAGGTGGCGATGGAACTTTAAATGAACTTATAAATGGCGTTGTAGAAAACAATCTACAAATACCGATTGGTGTGTTGCCTGGAGGAACATTCAATGATTTTACAAAAACGTTAAATCTTTCTCAAAAACCAATGCAAGCATCTCAAGATTTATTAAATAGTCAAATTAAATCGTTTGATGTTTTAGATGTAAATGGTACATATGCACTTAACTTTGCTGGTATAGGCTTAATGGTTCAAAATGCAGAGAACGTTGAATCTAATCAAAAAGAATTATTTGGTAAGTTCAGTTATGTATTTTCTACAATAAAAACAGTTTCAAATCCTGAAATTTATAACTATAAATTAATAGCAGATGGAAAAGAGTATTCTGGTGAAACTTCCATGATTTTAGTAGCAAATGGTCAAAATGTTGGTGGTAGTAAAATTCCATTAGAAGATTTATCACCAAACGATGGCAAGATGAATATCTTTATATTCGACAAACAAAACTTTAGTATCATTAATGACTTTTTCAAAGTAAAAGATAGCATGAATTGGAATGAAATTAGCGAAAGTATCACACATATTTCTTGCGAATCAGCATCTTTAGAAACAGATCCACATGCAAAATTAGACATAGATGGCGAAATATTATTTGAAACACCAGTGGATATTAAATTATTAAAAGATCAAGTTAAACTACTATATTTAGATATTAATAATCAATAA
- a CDS encoding phosphoribosyltransferase domain-containing protein, with protein sequence MSHVSKVFPLDNEKQVEVKVVKNRFDFEIDEMLAITQEENSEFPFIPVSPCLGYSRGLYPEHPLLIGLLLGFLYHESLTGETDERIHSIAKAINSKNRGKMIQALNIIEANKLGHYPPTRFIGLSERAVNLGQSIFSLFEDEVMFLASTRDKIISHPPLLDHKDIVDPLERLFFYTKDKDFFDNDERIAIIDNHLLNGNSVLNLIKKIYDKYPERETFTVLTPIDLRSSSVKESFSSLEKSLNIKINIISLMTFDVEVQEIEHATEDLIQNEFLENQHQETKVQYHSFRNVINDHFIVKAQNMLRDETIHDNPYFISTGRFTLNGKEQQTSEALFQRMGELLNDLLDDSPKLVIGVGEFLYAPLQIARYLPGKDVYVQGTTRFNFDSSTLKHSNKKISFMSPLERTITHYLYNLDIDQYDEIIVFVERLRHKTEIDDLVQQLKILGAKSILVIEMTSISFNEDRY encoded by the coding sequence ATGTCCCACGTAAGCAAAGTTTTTCCTTTAGATAACGAAAAGCAAGTTGAAGTAAAAGTCGTTAAAAATAGATTTGATTTTGAAATTGATGAAATGTTGGCAATTACACAAGAAGAAAATTCTGAATTTCCTTTTATTCCTGTTTCACCTTGTTTAGGTTATTCTAGAGGACTTTACCCGGAACATCCTTTACTTATTGGTTTATTATTAGGTTTTTTATACCATGAATCTTTAACTGGTGAAACAGATGAACGCATTCATAGTATTGCGAAAGCAATCAATAGTAAAAATCGCGGTAAAATGATTCAAGCATTAAATATAATAGAGGCAAATAAACTCGGTCACTACCCACCCACTCGTTTCATTGGATTAAGCGAACGTGCTGTTAATTTAGGCCAATCAATATTTAGTTTATTTGAAGATGAAGTTATGTTTTTAGCCTCTACAAGAGATAAAATCATATCACATCCACCTTTGTTAGATCATAAAGATATCGTTGATCCACTAGAACGTTTATTCTTTTATACAAAAGATAAAGATTTCTTTGATAACGACGAACGTATTGCTATTATTGACAACCATTTATTAAATGGTAATTCTGTCTTAAACCTTATTAAAAAGATTTATGATAAATACCCTGAAAGAGAAACGTTTACTGTATTAACACCGATAGATTTAAGATCATCAAGTGTTAAAGAATCTTTTTCTAGCTTAGAAAAATCTTTGAATATTAAAATTAATATTATATCGCTCATGACTTTTGATGTTGAAGTTCAAGAAATAGAGCATGCAACCGAAGATTTAATACAAAACGAATTTTTAGAAAATCAACATCAAGAAACTAAAGTACAATATCATTCTTTTAGAAATGTTATTAATGATCATTTCATCGTAAAAGCACAAAATATGTTACGAGATGAAACGATTCATGATAATCCATATTTCATTTCAACAGGTAGATTTACATTGAATGGCAAAGAACAACAAACTTCTGAAGCGTTGTTTCAGCGTATGGGAGAGTTGTTAAATGATTTACTAGATGATTCACCGAAGCTCGTTATTGGCGTTGGTGAGTTCTTGTATGCGCCTCTCCAGATTGCTCGTTATTTACCTGGCAAAGATGTATATGTGCAAGGAACAACAAGATTTAATTTTGATTCAAGTACTTTAAAACACTCTAATAAAAAAATAAGCTTTATGTCTCCACTCGAAAGAACGATCACACATTATTTATATAATTTAGATATAGATCAATATGATGAAATCATTGTTTTTGTAGAAAGATTACGACATAAAACTGAAATTGATGATTTAGTACAACAGTTAAAAATACTCGGTGCTAAGTCTATACTCGTTATTGAAATGACTTCAATTTCATTTAATGAAGACCGATATTGA
- a CDS encoding NAD(P)-dependent oxidoreductase has product MTKQTIGFVGTGVMGKSMAEHLIKEGYTVNVFNRTKSKADSLVEQGAEWCDTVKLLSQNSDVIISIVGYPKDVESIYLSEEGILNHAKEGSIVIDMTTSSPALAEKIYKKAKSQNIKSLDAPVSGGDVGAKNAALTIMVGGDEDAYRQVENIFKVIGKNVVYQGKSGNGQHTKLSNQIAIAAGMLGVAEAIIYAEEAGLNIEKVFNSIEHGAAGSWSLSNLGPRMVKNDYAAGFYVKHFIKDMKIAIEESEKMGLYMPGLLKAKEVYDALSEAGFDDNGTQSVIQLLKNQIEKR; this is encoded by the coding sequence ATGACTAAACAAACAATTGGATTTGTAGGAACTGGTGTCATGGGGAAATCTATGGCAGAGCATTTAATTAAAGAGGGATATACAGTAAATGTTTTTAATAGAACAAAATCAAAAGCTGATTCACTAGTTGAACAAGGTGCCGAGTGGTGTGATACGGTTAAATTATTATCGCAGAATAGTGATGTTATTATTTCTATCGTAGGATACCCTAAAGATGTTGAATCCATTTATTTAAGTGAAGAAGGCATTTTAAACCACGCTAAAGAAGGTAGCATAGTCATTGATATGACAACTTCAAGTCCAGCATTAGCTGAAAAAATTTATAAAAAAGCTAAATCTCAAAATATTAAAAGTTTAGACGCACCTGTTTCAGGTGGAGATGTAGGTGCGAAAAATGCAGCACTAACAATTATGGTCGGAGGAGATGAAGATGCATATCGTCAAGTAGAGAACATCTTCAAAGTTATTGGCAAAAACGTTGTATATCAAGGTAAAAGTGGTAATGGTCAACATACGAAATTATCTAACCAAATAGCGATTGCAGCTGGAATGTTAGGTGTAGCAGAAGCAATTATTTATGCAGAAGAAGCAGGTTTAAATATAGAAAAAGTGTTCAATTCTATCGAACACGGTGCAGCAGGTAGCTGGTCATTATCTAATTTAGGACCAAGAATGGTTAAAAATGATTATGCAGCTGGATTCTATGTTAAACATTTTATAAAAGATATGAAAATCGCGATTGAAGAAAGTGAAAAAATGGGACTATATATGCCTGGTTTACTTAAAGCAAAAGAAGTATATGATGCCCTTAGTGAGGCAGGATTTGATGATAACGGCACACAATCTGTTATACAATTGTTAAAAAATCAAATTGAAAAGAGGTAG
- a CDS encoding TM2 domain-containing protein encodes MLVNKWIYIALAVLLGNFGVHKFYAQKPVVGLLHLAFCWTGIPHIIAIISAVLALLRPSDEQGNIQV; translated from the coding sequence ATGTTAGTTAATAAATGGATATATATTGCATTAGCAGTTCTATTAGGCAACTTTGGTGTTCATAAATTTTATGCACAAAAGCCCGTAGTAGGTTTGTTACATTTAGCTTTTTGTTGGACGGGAATCCCACATATTATAGCGATAATAAGTGCTGTTTTAGCACTTCTAAGACCATCAGATGAACAAGGGAACATCCAAGTTTAA
- the thrB gene encoding homoserine kinase: MKKLKLKVPASTANLGVGFDSIGMALDKYLEVEAHLSEDKKWHFEHIGPHLKGLPNDEQHYITKIAQTATAKFSKSMPALNLKMYSDIPLARGLGSSASALVTGLFLANYFANLKLSKYELLQLATEIEGHPDNVAPTIYGGLVLGVYDPEVKQTDVSYIDIPKVDVIATIPEYELSTEKARKVLPETLSLKDSVKYSAISNTMISALIQHNYELAGKMMMKDGFHEPYRQHLIPNFENIKALALEYGAYATVISGAGPTVLTLIKKELSGKLVRELQNRFQDCESELVTINRYGVSQKIINL, translated from the coding sequence ATGAAAAAGTTAAAGCTTAAAGTACCAGCGTCAACAGCTAACCTAGGAGTAGGTTTTGATTCTATCGGAATGGCTCTTGATAAATATTTAGAGGTTGAGGCGCATCTTTCAGAAGATAAAAAATGGCATTTTGAACATATAGGTCCACATTTGAAAGGATTACCAAATGATGAACAACACTATATTACAAAAATTGCTCAAACAGCTACAGCAAAATTCTCTAAAAGTATGCCAGCATTAAATTTGAAAATGTATAGCGATATCCCTTTAGCAAGAGGTTTAGGTAGTTCAGCTTCAGCTCTAGTGACTGGATTATTTCTCGCAAACTATTTTGCAAACTTAAAGTTATCTAAATACGAATTATTGCAGCTTGCAACTGAAATTGAAGGTCATCCAGACAACGTAGCGCCTACAATTTATGGTGGTTTAGTGCTCGGTGTTTATGATCCTGAAGTGAAACAAACAGATGTTTCATATATAGATATTCCAAAAGTTGATGTTATTGCTACAATTCCTGAATATGAATTATCGACGGAAAAGGCACGTAAAGTATTACCTGAAACATTATCTTTGAAAGACTCTGTCAAATATAGCGCAATAAGTAATACAATGATTAGTGCTTTAATTCAACATAATTATGAATTGGCAGGTAAAATGATGATGAAAGATGGTTTTCATGAACCATATAGACAACATTTAATTCCTAACTTTGAAAACATTAAAGCATTAGCGCTTGAGTATGGGGCATACGCTACAGTAATTAGTGGTGCTGGTCCTACAGTTTTAACTTTAATTAAAAAAGAGTTGAGTGGTAAACTCGTTAGAGAATTGCAAAATAGATTCCAAGATTGTGAATCTGAATTAGTCACAATCAATCGATATGGTGTTAGCCAAAAAATTATTAATTTATAA
- a CDS encoding nucleoside triphosphate pyrophosphohydrolase family protein, whose product MELNEYQQLALRTMSDIKRDPEQSLINGALGLTGEAGEVADIVKKHVFHGHELDEQELKKELGDVLWYIACCAKALDMDLNDIAMSNIAKLERRYPNGFTKEDSLNRKD is encoded by the coding sequence ATGGAATTAAATGAGTATCAACAACTCGCATTAAGAACGATGTCAGACATAAAAAGAGATCCAGAACAAAGCTTAATTAATGGTGCTTTAGGACTAACAGGAGAAGCAGGCGAAGTCGCTGATATCGTAAAAAAACATGTGTTTCATGGTCATGAATTAGACGAGCAAGAATTAAAGAAAGAGTTAGGGGATGTATTGTGGTATATCGCTTGTTGCGCTAAAGCACTCGATATGGATTTAAATGATATAGCCATGTCCAACATAGCAAAGCTTGAAAGACGATATCCAAATGGTTTTACTAAAGAAGATTCACTAAATCGTAAAGATTAA
- a CDS encoding YbgA family protein → MKSRSEIEKLWRYEKYNVMMHSQKAYLDIRESLKGNLSYEALEFKIKTAKKTEPTKGSIMNTFDHMWGYFKKIATNEEKAQYIKYKEQFQSNHISAHELLQFIHQLAVKYEQTYLLESTILH, encoded by the coding sequence ATGAAAAGTAGGTCAGAGATTGAAAAATTGTGGAGATATGAAAAATATAACGTAATGATGCATAGCCAAAAGGCATATTTAGATATTAGAGAATCACTAAAAGGTAACTTGTCGTATGAAGCGTTAGAATTTAAAATTAAAACAGCTAAAAAAACAGAGCCAACTAAAGGATCAATTATGAATACATTTGATCATATGTGGGGATATTTCAAAAAAATTGCAACCAACGAGGAAAAAGCTCAATATATAAAATATAAAGAGCAATTTCAAAGCAATCATATTAGCGCTCATGAATTACTGCAATTTATACATCAGTTAGCAGTGAAATATGAACAAACATATTTATTAGAATCTACAATTTTACATTAA
- a CDS encoding Cof-type HAD-IIB family hydrolase encodes MAYKYIVMDMDDTLLTSKNEISEKTYTYLKEKQKEGMKLILASGRPTAGMMKHADALDLKNNGGYIVSYNGAFVIDAKDNNVVFKQTINKDDANKIIDYCRTQNFFYLTYIDDQIIHDRTHEYMNIESDLTGLPMKKVDDIKDVINEDVPKVMGVDYEENIAKANSELNGEFSHEVSSTISKPYFLEFMDGQVSKGKSLQKLFDQINAGFSEVIAFGDSLNDSDMLEKSAVGVAMGNANDTIKGIADLVTDDHDNDGIVTALEKILAQ; translated from the coding sequence ATGGCATATAAATACATAGTAATGGATATGGATGATACACTTTTAACTTCAAAAAATGAGATAAGTGAAAAAACATATACATATTTAAAAGAAAAACAAAAAGAAGGTATGAAATTAATACTTGCATCTGGAAGACCGACAGCTGGTATGATGAAACACGCTGATGCACTAGATTTAAAAAATAATGGTGGATACATTGTCAGCTATAATGGCGCATTTGTTATAGATGCGAAAGATAATAATGTTGTGTTTAAACAAACGATCAATAAAGATGATGCAAATAAAATTATCGATTATTGTAGAACACAAAACTTCTTCTATTTAACATATATAGACGATCAAATTATACATGATAGAACGCACGAATATATGAATATCGAAAGTGATTTAACGGGCCTTCCTATGAAAAAAGTTGATGATATTAAAGATGTTATTAACGAAGATGTACCTAAAGTGATGGGCGTTGATTACGAAGAGAATATTGCAAAAGCAAATAGCGAACTTAATGGTGAATTTAGTCATGAAGTATCTTCAACGATAAGTAAGCCATACTTTTTAGAATTTATGGATGGACAAGTTTCGAAAGGGAAATCATTACAAAAATTATTTGATCAAATTAACGCTGGTTTTTCTGAAGTGATTGCATTTGGTGATAGTTTAAATGATTCAGACATGCTAGAAAAATCTGCTGTTGGCGTAGCGATGGGAAATGCTAACGATACAATAAAAGGTATTGCAGATTTAGTTACAGATGATCATGATAACGACGGTATTGTAACAGCATTAGAAAAAATACTGGCTCAATAA
- a CDS encoding aspartate kinase — MKVSKFGGSSVANSVQIKKVLNIINSDDERKIVVVSAPGKRFKEDIKTTDLLIRLYDKVINNLDYSNKLRQIIERYEEIVTELEMDDAILKEIKDNLLYLIDVYKNQPERLLDALKSCGENFNAKIIAQYNNQLGYPTRYLSPKEAGIIVTDEPGNAMILESSYEKIYQLREYDETLIIPGFFGYSENDDIVTFPRGGSDITGAILARGIKASLYENFTDVSGIFRANPTVVSQPEVIPEITYREMRELSYAGFGVFHDEALEPLYKDRIPVVIKNTNRPHDKGTFIVSEREISNLSHIVSGVSCDKGFTIINVKKYLMNREVGFTRKVLSILEEENISIEHIPSGIDNLSIIMRSAQIKGKEERVLNKIREEIEVDELTIDYDLAILMIVGEGMNKAIGTAAGATKALSKNKVNLNMINQGSSEISMMFGIDEQYSDIAVQAIYNEYFAKETTQII, encoded by the coding sequence ATGAAAGTTTCAAAATTTGGCGGAAGTTCCGTCGCGAATAGTGTACAAATTAAAAAAGTATTAAACATTATCAACTCTGATGATGAAAGAAAAATTGTCGTTGTATCAGCGCCAGGTAAAAGGTTCAAAGAAGATATTAAAACAACAGACTTACTCATCCGTTTATATGACAAAGTAATCAATAATTTGGATTATTCAAACAAACTACGACAAATTATTGAACGTTATGAAGAAATTGTTACAGAGCTTGAAATGGACGATGCTATTTTAAAAGAAATAAAGGATAACTTGCTATACTTAATTGATGTATACAAAAATCAACCTGAGCGATTATTAGATGCATTGAAAAGTTGCGGAGAAAATTTTAATGCAAAAATCATTGCACAATATAATAATCAGTTAGGCTATCCAACACGTTATTTATCTCCAAAAGAAGCAGGCATTATTGTGACAGATGAACCAGGAAATGCCATGATATTAGAATCATCATATGAAAAAATTTATCAATTGCGTGAGTACGATGAAACCCTTATTATACCTGGGTTCTTTGGGTATTCTGAGAACGACGATATCGTAACATTTCCGCGTGGAGGTTCTGACATTACTGGCGCTATTTTAGCTAGAGGTATAAAAGCAAGTCTTTACGAAAACTTCACTGATGTATCAGGTATATTCCGTGCAAATCCAACAGTGGTTTCGCAACCAGAAGTGATCCCAGAAATCACATATCGAGAAATGCGTGAATTATCTTATGCAGGATTTGGTGTCTTCCATGACGAAGCTTTAGAGCCACTATACAAAGATCGCATTCCCGTCGTTATTAAAAATACGAACAGACCACATGATAAAGGCACTTTCATAGTAAGTGAAAGAGAAATTTCAAACTTATCTCATATTGTTTCTGGCGTAAGCTGTGACAAAGGTTTCACAATCATTAATGTCAAAAAATACTTAATGAATAGAGAAGTAGGATTCACAAGAAAAGTTCTTAGCATATTAGAAGAAGAGAATATTTCTATCGAACACATTCCTTCTGGTATTGATAATTTAAGTATTATCATGAGAAGCGCACAAATAAAAGGAAAAGAAGAACGCGTGTTAAATAAAATTCGAGAAGAAATCGAAGTCGATGAACTTACTATAGATTATGATTTAGCTATATTAATGATTGTTGGCGAAGGCATGAACAAAGCAATCGGCACAGCAGCAGGCGCTACAAAAGCGTTAAGTAAAAATAAAGTTAACCTTAATATGATTAACCAAGGTTCTTCAGAAATTTCAATGATGTTTGGTATAGATGAACAATATTCTGATATAGCTGTTCAAGCAATATATAACGAATATTTCGCTAAAGAAACTACACAAATTATTTAA
- a CDS encoding homoserine dehydrogenase, whose translation MKVLNVAVLGLGTVGTGVVKIVEENKEQIEDTIGKSIHIKHILVNSTSKKRAINTSSYHLTENIDDILNDDELDIVVEVMGGIEPTVEWLKAFLSKGIHVITANKDLLAVHLRVLEDLAEKNKVALKYEASVAGGIPIVNAINNGLNANNINQFMGIFNGTSNFILSQMTREGKSYEEALQLATDLGYAEADPTDDVEGVDAARKVVITSYLSFNRVISLDDVERVGISDVEIEDIKVAERLGYKIKLIGQGKYENGEVVASVKPTLLPNSHQMSHVEDEYNAIYVIGDAVGDTMFYGKGAGSLATGSAVVSDLLNVALQFESDLHTLPPHFELKTERTKEIVEEEVVKFPLKNSHFIIVETDKEEDVLRDEIKATIEFHRSVKVEQRTENTYGIVIRGIDELPIKSLKENGLNIVKYYPIEGDK comes from the coding sequence ATGAAAGTATTAAATGTAGCAGTATTAGGTCTCGGCACTGTCGGAACAGGCGTCGTAAAGATTGTAGAAGAAAATAAAGAGCAAATAGAAGATACAATAGGTAAATCTATACATATTAAACATATTCTCGTTAACTCAACGAGTAAGAAGCGAGCAATTAATACTTCTAGCTATCATTTAACTGAAAATATTGACGATATTTTAAATGATGATGAATTAGATATCGTTGTAGAAGTAATGGGTGGAATTGAACCAACTGTAGAATGGTTGAAAGCATTCTTATCTAAAGGTATTCATGTTATTACAGCAAACAAAGATTTGTTAGCTGTACATTTAAGAGTCTTAGAAGACTTAGCAGAAAAAAATAAAGTTGCGTTAAAGTATGAAGCAAGTGTTGCAGGTGGTATACCTATTGTTAATGCGATTAATAATGGATTAAATGCAAATAATATCAATCAATTTATGGGTATATTTAATGGGACATCTAATTTTATACTAAGCCAAATGACTCGAGAAGGTAAATCTTATGAAGAAGCATTACAACTTGCAACTGATTTAGGATATGCAGAAGCCGATCCAACTGATGATGTTGAAGGTGTAGACGCAGCTCGTAAAGTTGTCATTACGAGCTATTTATCATTTAATAGAGTTATTTCCTTGGATGATGTCGAAAGAGTAGGTATTTCAGATGTTGAAATTGAAGATATTAAAGTTGCAGAAAGATTAGGATACAAAATAAAATTAATAGGTCAAGGGAAATACGAAAACGGTGAAGTGGTTGCAAGTGTAAAACCAACATTACTTCCAAATAGTCATCAAATGTCTCATGTTGAAGATGAGTATAATGCTATATATGTTATAGGTGACGCTGTAGGAGATACGATGTTTTATGGTAAAGGTGCAGGAAGTTTAGCTACAGGTAGTGCAGTCGTTTCAGATTTATTAAATGTAGCTTTACAATTTGAATCTGATTTACATACTTTACCGCCTCACTTCGAACTTAAGACTGAACGAACTAAAGAAATCGTTGAAGAAGAAGTTGTTAAATTCCCGTTAAAAAATAGTCATTTCATAATTGTTGAAACCGACAAAGAAGAAGACGTTTTAAGAGATGAGATTAAAGCGACTATAGAGTTTCATAGAAGCGTGAAAGTAGAGCAACGTACAGAAAATACTTACGGTATTGTTATTAGAGGTATTGACGAGTTGCCAATTAAATCATTAAAAGAAAACGGCTTAAACATTGTTAAATACTATCCAATTGAAGGAGACAAATAA
- the thrC gene encoding threonine synthase, with translation MGRWQGLIHNYKEYLPVNESTPKLTLNEGNTPLIHLPYLSDKLNINLFAKFEGLNPTGSFKDRGMVMAVAKAKEEGKKIVICASTGNTSASAAAYAARAGLKAIVVIPEGKIALGKLAQAVMYGAEIVSIKGNFDEALNIVKKVAENGEIALVNSVNPYRIEGQKTGAFEIVEQLDGKAPDLFAIPVGNAGNITAYWKGFKEFDNLNQSGLPVMCGFQAEGASPIVQGKVVKNPETVATAIRIGNPASWKLAEAARDESKGLIDSVTDEEILKAYKLMTSKEGVFSEPASNASIAGLLKLHEQGKLEPNQTVVAILTGNGLKDPDTAIDLLDSPITPLENDEQAIIDYIERALK, from the coding sequence ATGGGAAGATGGCAAGGATTAATTCATAATTATAAAGAATATTTACCGGTAAATGAAAGTACACCTAAATTAACTTTAAATGAAGGAAATACGCCTTTAATACATTTACCATATTTATCAGATAAATTAAATATCAATTTATTTGCTAAATTTGAAGGACTTAACCCAACTGGATCATTTAAAGATAGAGGAATGGTTATGGCCGTTGCAAAAGCTAAAGAAGAAGGAAAGAAAATTGTTATTTGTGCTTCGACTGGTAATACTTCAGCATCTGCTGCGGCATATGCAGCTAGAGCTGGATTAAAAGCGATTGTTGTAATTCCAGAAGGTAAAATTGCACTTGGAAAATTAGCTCAAGCTGTGATGTATGGTGCTGAAATTGTATCAATTAAAGGTAATTTTGATGAAGCATTGAACATCGTTAAAAAAGTAGCAGAAAACGGCGAAATTGCATTAGTTAACTCTGTTAACCCTTATAGAATCGAAGGTCAAAAAACAGGTGCATTTGAAATTGTTGAACAACTTGATGGCAAAGCACCAGATTTATTTGCGATACCAGTAGGGAATGCTGGGAATATTACAGCATATTGGAAAGGTTTCAAAGAATTCGATAACTTAAACCAATCAGGTTTACCAGTAATGTGCGGTTTTCAAGCAGAAGGTGCTTCACCAATCGTTCAAGGTAAAGTTGTTAAAAACCCTGAAACTGTAGCTACTGCAATTAGAATTGGTAATCCAGCAAGCTGGAAGTTAGCAGAAGCTGCACGAGATGAATCTAAAGGCTTAATAGATAGCGTGACTGACGAAGAAATCTTAAAAGCATATAAACTGATGACGAGTAAAGAAGGTGTCTTCAGTGAGCCTGCAAGTAACGCTTCTATTGCTGGATTGTTAAAGTTACATGAACAAGGTAAATTAGAGCCTAATCAAACTGTTGTTGCTATCTTAACGGGTAATGGATTGAAAGATCCAGATACAGCTATCGACTTGTTAGATTCGCCAATTACACCATTAGAGAATGATGAACAAGCTATTATTGATTATATTGAGCGTGCATTAAAATGA